A single Gloeocapsa sp. DLM2.Bin57 DNA region contains:
- a CDS encoding DUF2887 domain-containing protein, translating to MKTDTIFYRLFQTYPPFLFQLINSPTEVAHLYQFSSVEVKQIAFRIDGVFLPSQPDLPIYFLEVQFFQDSDILLHRIKDYAVGFLSFTFRDD from the coding sequence GTGAAAACTGACACTATCTTTTATCGATTATTTCAAACCTATCCCCCTTTCTTATTTCAACTGATTAACTCACCTACTGAGGTGGCTCACCTTTATCAATTCTCCTCAGTAGAAGTTAAACAAATTGCTTTTAGGATTGATGGGGTTTTTCTTCCTTCTCAACCCGATTTACCTATTTACTTTCTCGAAGTACAATTTTTTCAGGATAGTGACATACTCCTACACCGAATCAAAGATTACGCTGTAGGCTTCTTGTCTTTCACCTTCAGAGATGATTGA